In Streptomyces sp. NBC_01717, one DNA window encodes the following:
- a CDS encoding VOC family protein yields MTLHWKLVIDATDPHAQADFWALTLGYPVEDHSALIERLLTLGAVSEEATVESHGRRAWRDLAAVRHPDDPYEEESGTGLGRRLLFQRVPEPKTGKNRLHLDVHAGPERRDAEAARLEGLGATRLHKVEEPGGTWWVMADPEGNEFCVQ; encoded by the coding sequence ATGACCCTGCACTGGAAGCTAGTCATCGATGCCACGGACCCGCACGCCCAGGCCGACTTCTGGGCCCTGACACTCGGCTATCCGGTCGAGGACCACAGCGCGCTGATCGAGCGGCTGCTCACCCTCGGAGCCGTATCGGAGGAGGCCACCGTGGAGTCGCACGGCCGCCGGGCCTGGCGGGACCTCGCGGCGGTACGCCACCCGGACGATCCGTACGAGGAGGAGAGCGGCACGGGCCTCGGGCGCCGACTGCTGTTCCAGCGCGTTCCGGAACCGAAGACGGGGAAGAACCGGCTCCATCTGGACGTGCACGCCGGCCCGGAACGACGCGACGCCGAGGCGGCGCGGCTGGAGGGCCTGGGGGCGACACGACTGCACAAGGTGGAGGAACCGGGGGGCACCTGGTGGGTGATGGCCGATCCGGAGGGCAACGAGTTCTGCGTGCAGTGA
- a CDS encoding TetR/AcrR family transcriptional regulator yields the protein MITSPSSLRRSERSRRATLDAALALCTEKGYGRVTIEAIAARAGVSKKTIYRWWPSKSAVLLEAFTEALVDATPFVDTGDIAADIRTHVTGAVRLLSTPPFGPAYAGILSELHHDDELAETVRTQLIEPRFAEAVARLRRAQEQGQIPPGADLPLGVEMLYGPVYYRHVLRKPSQDEATVAALVTHVLRALGAPEP from the coding sequence ATGATCACATCGCCGAGTTCGCTGCGCCGTAGCGAGCGATCACGACGGGCGACCCTGGATGCCGCCCTCGCACTGTGCACGGAGAAGGGGTACGGCCGCGTCACCATCGAGGCGATCGCGGCCCGGGCGGGTGTCAGCAAGAAGACGATCTACCGCTGGTGGCCGTCGAAGAGTGCGGTGCTGCTGGAGGCGTTCACGGAGGCACTGGTCGACGCCACGCCGTTCGTCGACACCGGCGACATCGCCGCCGACATCCGTACCCATGTGACAGGCGCGGTGAGATTGCTCTCCACGCCGCCGTTCGGCCCGGCTTACGCCGGGATCCTCTCCGAACTCCATCACGACGACGAACTCGCCGAAACGGTCCGGACCCAGCTGATCGAGCCCCGCTTCGCCGAGGCGGTGGCCCGGCTGCGCCGAGCCCAGGAACAGGGCCAGATCCCGCCGGGCGCGGATCTGCCGCTGGGCGTGGAGATGCTCTACGGACCGGTCTACTACCGCCATGTGCTGCGCAAACCGAGTCAGGACGAGGCGACGGTCGCGGCACTGGTCACGCACGTGCTCCGGGCGCTGGGCGCACCGGAGCCGTGA
- a CDS encoding winged helix-turn-helix transcriptional regulator, translating into MSVSKVPDVNRQMCPSRLVLEHVTSRWGVLVLAALLERPYRFSELRREVGGVSEKMLAQTLQTLERDGFVHRDAKPVIPPRVDYTLTELGKEAAEQVWGLARWTERRLDAVHAARETYDARKATQGRPG; encoded by the coding sequence ATGAGCGTAAGCAAGGTGCCGGATGTGAACCGGCAGATGTGCCCCTCCCGGCTGGTGCTCGAACACGTCACCAGCCGCTGGGGCGTCCTCGTCCTCGCCGCCCTGCTGGAGCGCCCGTACCGGTTCAGCGAACTGCGCCGCGAGGTCGGCGGCGTCAGCGAGAAGATGCTGGCCCAGACCCTCCAGACACTGGAGCGCGACGGATTCGTGCACCGGGACGCCAAGCCGGTGATCCCGCCAAGGGTGGACTACACGCTCACCGAGCTGGGCAAGGAGGCCGCCGAGCAGGTGTGGGGGCTGGCGCGCTGGACCGAGCGGCGCCTCGACGCCGTACACGCGGCCCGTGAGACGTACGACGCGCGGAAGGCGACGCAGGGCCGGCCGGGCTGA
- a CDS encoding SDR family oxidoreductase, translating to MSIVVTGATGELGRLVVDELLATVPASEIAAVVRDKEKAAGPAARGVELRIADYDRPETLTDTFEAGDRVLLISGNEVGKRVPQHTAVIDAAKAAGVAQLAYTGVLGGPGADFRLAAEHKVTEQLILDSGLPHTFLRNGWYTENYTANLAPVLAHGAVVSNAGEGRVASATRADYAAAAAAVLTGEGHLGKAYELSGDVAWSFAEYAAEVSKATGKEIAYNNVPAAVHQEILVGAGLPEGFAAILVDVDEAIARGLLAGTNGDLARLIGRPTTPLAETVAAAVAAA from the coding sequence ATGAGCATCGTCGTCACCGGAGCCACCGGAGAGCTCGGCCGTCTCGTCGTCGACGAGCTGCTGGCCACCGTGCCCGCGAGCGAGATCGCCGCCGTCGTCCGTGACAAGGAGAAGGCCGCCGGTCCGGCCGCCCGTGGCGTCGAGCTGCGGATCGCCGACTACGACCGGCCCGAGACCCTCACCGACACCTTCGAGGCCGGCGACCGGGTCCTGCTCATCTCCGGCAACGAGGTCGGCAAGCGCGTGCCGCAGCACACCGCCGTCATCGACGCGGCCAAGGCGGCGGGCGTCGCGCAGCTCGCGTACACCGGCGTGCTGGGCGGCCCCGGCGCCGACTTCCGGTTGGCCGCCGAGCACAAGGTCACCGAGCAGCTGATCCTCGACTCGGGCCTGCCCCACACCTTCCTGCGCAACGGCTGGTACACCGAGAACTACACGGCGAACCTCGCCCCCGTCCTGGCACACGGCGCCGTCGTCTCCAACGCGGGCGAGGGCCGGGTCGCCTCCGCCACGCGCGCCGACTACGCAGCCGCGGCAGCCGCCGTACTGACCGGCGAGGGCCACCTCGGCAAGGCCTACGAACTGAGCGGCGACGTCGCCTGGTCGTTCGCGGAGTACGCGGCCGAGGTGTCGAAGGCCACCGGCAAGGAGATCGCGTACAACAACGTCCCCGCCGCCGTGCACCAGGAGATCCTGGTCGGCGCCGGCCTGCCCGAGGGGTTCGCGGCGATCCTGGTCGATGTCGACGAGGCGATCGCGCGCGGGCTGCTCGCCGGGACGAACGGTGATCTGGCCCGCCTGATCGGGCGCCCGACGACGCCGCTCGCCGAGACGGTGGCCGCCGCGGTCGCCGCCGCGTAG
- a CDS encoding ABC transporter ATP-binding protein, giving the protein MTETGAVIESEVVPRTGTAVIETRGLTKRYRGGQLAVDGLDLSVPGGSVFGFLGPNGSGKTTTIRMLMGLIDPTSGTARVLGHPMPRAARTVLPQVGALIEGPALYGFLTGRDNLVRYDSADPTADPRTRRARVATALDRVGLGAAAGKKAKAYSLGMKQRLGLAAALLQPRRLLVLDEPTNGLDPQGMREIRALVRELAADGTTVFLSSHLLDEIEQVCTHAAVMARGRLITQGPVADLAAGTRGRLTVTTPDPGDAARILKELGVTGITADGDRVSAEAPPADVELADLNGALVRGGVRVRSFGVQRASLEDAFVALTGEGFDVAG; this is encoded by the coding sequence ATGACAGAGACCGGCGCCGTGATCGAGTCCGAGGTGGTGCCCCGGACCGGAACGGCCGTGATCGAGACCCGCGGTCTCACCAAGCGGTACCGCGGTGGCCAGCTCGCCGTCGACGGCCTCGACCTCAGCGTCCCGGGCGGCAGCGTATTCGGCTTCCTCGGGCCCAACGGCTCCGGGAAGACCACCACGATCCGGATGCTGATGGGCCTCATCGACCCGACGTCCGGCACCGCCCGGGTCCTCGGCCATCCCATGCCGCGCGCCGCCCGCACCGTACTCCCGCAGGTCGGAGCGCTGATCGAAGGGCCCGCGCTGTACGGGTTCCTGACCGGTCGGGACAATCTCGTACGGTACGACTCCGCCGACCCGACCGCCGATCCGCGCACCCGCCGGGCCCGGGTCGCGACCGCGCTGGACCGGGTCGGGCTCGGGGCGGCGGCCGGCAAGAAGGCGAAGGCGTACTCGCTGGGCATGAAGCAGCGCCTCGGCCTGGCCGCCGCCCTGCTCCAGCCGCGCCGCCTCCTCGTCCTGGACGAGCCGACCAACGGACTGGACCCGCAGGGGATGCGCGAGATCCGCGCCCTGGTCCGGGAACTGGCGGCGGACGGCACCACCGTCTTCCTCTCCTCCCACCTCCTCGACGAGATCGAGCAGGTCTGTACGCATGCCGCGGTGATGGCCCGGGGTCGGCTGATCACCCAGGGCCCGGTCGCCGACCTCGCGGCGGGCACCCGCGGCCGCCTCACCGTCACCACCCCCGACCCGGGCGACGCCGCCCGCATCCTCAAGGAGCTCGGCGTCACCGGCATCACCGCCGACGGTGACCGGGTGAGCGCCGAGGCCCCGCCGGCCGACGTCGAACTCGCGGACCTGAACGGGGCGCTGGTCCGCGGCGGGGTGCGCGTACGGTCGTTCGGCGTCCAGCGGGCCTCGCTCGAGGACGCCTTTGTCGCACTCACCGGAGAGGGTTTCGATGTCGCAGGCTGA
- a CDS encoding HAD family hydrolase has product MPIPPAYALVATDLDGTLLRHDDTVSPRSRAALALATAAGALHLVVTGRPVPGIRNLLAELDYRGLAVCGQGAQLYDAGTGRMVHAATLDRDLADTALGKIEAQVGPVFAAVDQDGPEGRTLIEPGYLMPHPALPAQRTGHRDELWATPIVKVLIRHPELTDDALAVAARAVVGDLATVTLSGPGTVELQPYGIDKGTGLALAAETLGLDPAATIAFGDMPNDLPMFRRSGHGVAMANAHPDLRAAADEVTASNGDDGVAVVLERVFG; this is encoded by the coding sequence ATGCCCATCCCACCCGCATATGCCCTTGTCGCGACGGACCTGGACGGCACCCTGCTGCGCCACGACGACACCGTCAGCCCCCGCTCCCGTGCCGCGCTCGCGTTGGCCACCGCGGCGGGGGCGCTCCATCTCGTGGTCACCGGGCGGCCGGTGCCGGGGATACGGAACCTGCTCGCGGAGCTGGACTACCGGGGCCTCGCGGTCTGCGGCCAGGGCGCGCAGCTGTACGACGCCGGGACCGGGCGCATGGTGCACGCGGCCACCCTGGACCGGGACCTGGCCGACACCGCACTCGGCAAGATCGAGGCCCAGGTGGGTCCGGTCTTCGCGGCCGTGGACCAGGACGGACCCGAGGGCCGGACGCTGATCGAGCCGGGCTACCTGATGCCGCACCCGGCCCTGCCCGCCCAGCGGACGGGCCACCGGGACGAGTTGTGGGCCACCCCGATCGTCAAGGTCCTCATCCGCCACCCCGAGCTCACGGACGACGCACTGGCCGTCGCAGCCCGAGCCGTCGTCGGCGACCTGGCCACCGTCACACTGTCCGGCCCCGGCACGGTCGAACTCCAGCCGTACGGCATCGACAAGGGCACCGGGCTCGCACTGGCGGCCGAGACCCTGGGCCTGGATCCGGCTGCCACGATCGCGTTCGGGGACATGCCCAACGATCTGCCGATGTTCCGCCGGTCCGGGCACGGGGTCGCGATGGCCAATGCCCATCCGGACCTGCGTGCGGCAGCGGACGAGGTCACGGCGTCGAACGGGGACGACGGGGTCGCGGTCGTGCTGGAGCGCGTGTTCGGCTGA
- the rarD gene encoding EamA family transporter RarD, with translation MAGTNEQRAGLLSGFGAYGLWGLVPLFWPLLKPSGAIEILAHRMVWSLAVVGIALLALRRWAWIGELVRQPKKLGLIAVAAAVITVNWGLYIWSVNNGHVVEASLGYFINPLVTIAMGVLLLGERLRPVQWVAVGTGVAAVLVLAIGYGRPPWISLTLAFSFATYGLVKKKVNMGGLESLSAETAVLFVPALGYLLWLGAQGDATFVSGGAGHAALLAATGVVTAAPLVLFGAAAIRVPLSTLGLLQYLAPVFQFGLGILYFHEAMPPERWAGFALVWLALTLLTWDAFRTARRTRTRAAQLAASAQPPSQRPPHQLPADGSSPPYAARGQ, from the coding sequence GTGGCGGGGACAAATGAACAGCGGGCGGGCTTGCTGTCCGGCTTCGGCGCATACGGCCTGTGGGGCCTCGTCCCGCTCTTCTGGCCGCTGCTGAAACCGTCCGGGGCGATCGAGATCCTCGCCCACCGCATGGTCTGGTCGCTCGCCGTCGTCGGTATCGCGCTGCTCGCGCTGCGCCGCTGGGCATGGATCGGCGAGCTGGTACGGCAGCCGAAGAAGCTGGGACTGATCGCGGTCGCCGCGGCCGTCATCACCGTCAACTGGGGTCTGTACATCTGGTCGGTGAACAACGGCCACGTCGTCGAGGCGTCACTCGGCTACTTCATCAACCCGCTGGTCACCATCGCCATGGGCGTGTTGCTCCTCGGCGAACGGCTGCGCCCGGTGCAGTGGGTGGCGGTCGGCACCGGCGTCGCGGCGGTGCTCGTGCTGGCGATCGGATATGGGCGTCCGCCGTGGATCTCGTTGACGCTGGCGTTCTCCTTCGCGACGTACGGCCTGGTGAAGAAGAAGGTCAACATGGGCGGCCTGGAGTCGCTCAGCGCAGAGACCGCCGTGCTGTTCGTGCCCGCGCTCGGGTATCTGCTGTGGCTCGGGGCGCAGGGCGACGCGACGTTCGTGTCCGGGGGTGCGGGCCATGCGGCGTTGCTCGCCGCGACGGGTGTCGTGACGGCCGCACCGCTGGTCCTGTTCGGGGCCGCGGCGATCCGCGTACCGCTCTCGACGCTGGGCCTCCTCCAGTATCTGGCGCCGGTCTTCCAGTTCGGCCTCGGCATCCTGTACTTCCACGAGGCGATGCCGCCGGAGCGGTGGGCCGGGTTCGCGCTGGTGTGGCTGGCGCTCACGCTGCTGACGTGGGACGCGTTCCGGACGGCGCGGCGGACGAGGACGCGGGCGGCGCAGCTCGCCGCGTCGGCGCAGCCGCCGTCGCAGCGTCCCCCGCACCAGCTGCCGGCCGACGGGAGCTCTCCCCCGTACGCAGCCCGAGGGCAGTGA
- a CDS encoding flavodoxin family protein, producing MTTRTFLFLLGSSRTDGNTEELARLAAEQLPPETEQRWLNLNELTLPDFEDLRHDGDGRYPAPTGNAATLLDATLGATDLVLASPLYWYAMSTSTKRYLDHWSGWMRVPGVDFKQRMGGRTLWGVTALATSDHSVAEPATGTLRTIASYMRMEWGGMLLGVGTRPGDVLGDTAAVTRAKTFFG from the coding sequence ATGACCACTCGTACGTTTCTGTTCCTGCTCGGCAGCAGCCGCACCGACGGCAACACCGAGGAACTCGCACGGCTCGCCGCCGAACAGCTGCCGCCCGAGACCGAGCAGCGCTGGCTGAACCTGAACGAACTGACACTCCCCGACTTCGAGGACCTGCGGCACGACGGTGACGGCCGCTACCCCGCCCCCACCGGCAACGCCGCCACCCTGCTGGACGCGACGCTCGGCGCGACCGATCTGGTACTCGCGTCACCGCTGTACTGGTACGCGATGTCCACCTCCACCAAGCGTTATCTGGACCACTGGTCGGGGTGGATGCGCGTGCCCGGCGTCGACTTCAAGCAGCGGATGGGCGGGCGGACCCTGTGGGGCGTCACGGCGCTGGCGACGTCCGATCACAGCGTCGCCGAACCGGCGACGGGTACCCTGCGGACCATCGCCTCGTACATGCGGATGGAGTGGGGCGGGATGCTGCTGGGGGTCGGCACCCGGCCCGGTGACGTACTGGGCGACACGGCCGCCGTCACCCGCGCCAAGACCTTCTTCGGCTGA
- a CDS encoding ABC transporter permease, with amino-acid sequence MSQAEAVGPVGAGRSRNPLWTFGILRSELTTTLRRWRTLALLGVLAAVPVLIGIAVRIETSDGSPAGPGEGGGPAFLSQVTNNGLFLVFAALSVTLPVFLPMAVGVVAGDSIAGEAGAGTLRYLLVAPAGRTRLLIAKYASTLVFCLVATVVVAASALAVGALLFPVGEVTTISGTQIGFGEGLLRAGLIAVAVAASLIGFAALGLFISTLTGSGIAAMATTVGVLITVQILDSIPQLSGMHPYLFPHYWLSFADLLRDPVYWDDVVKNLGLQGLYAAVFGSAAWARFTAKDITA; translated from the coding sequence ATGTCGCAGGCTGAAGCAGTCGGACCGGTGGGGGCGGGCCGGTCCCGCAACCCGCTGTGGACCTTCGGGATCCTCCGCTCCGAACTGACCACGACGCTGCGCCGCTGGCGCACGCTCGCGCTCCTCGGGGTGCTGGCCGCCGTACCCGTACTGATCGGGATCGCGGTGAGGATCGAGACGAGCGACGGCTCGCCGGCCGGCCCGGGCGAGGGCGGCGGCCCGGCGTTTCTCTCCCAGGTGACCAACAACGGCCTGTTCCTGGTCTTCGCCGCCCTCTCCGTGACCCTGCCGGTCTTCCTCCCGATGGCCGTCGGCGTCGTCGCGGGTGATTCGATCGCGGGCGAGGCCGGTGCGGGCACCCTGCGCTATCTGCTGGTCGCGCCCGCGGGCCGGACCCGGCTACTGATCGCCAAGTACGCCTCCACGCTGGTGTTCTGCCTGGTCGCGACGGTGGTCGTGGCGGCGTCGGCACTGGCCGTCGGGGCGTTGCTGTTCCCGGTCGGCGAGGTCACGACGATCTCCGGGACGCAGATCGGCTTCGGCGAGGGGCTGCTGCGGGCCGGGCTGATCGCGGTGGCGGTGGCGGCGTCGCTCATCGGGTTCGCGGCGCTCGGGCTGTTCATCTCGACGCTCACCGGCAGCGGGATCGCGGCGATGGCCACGACGGTCGGGGTGCTGATCACGGTGCAGATCCTGGACTCGATCCCGCAGCTGAGCGGTATGCACCCGTACCTGTTCCCGCACTACTGGCTGTCCTTCGCGGACCTGCTGCGCGACCCCGTCTACTGGGACGACGTGGTCAAGAACCTGGGGCTGCAGGGGTTGTACGCGGCGGTGTTCGGCTCGGCCGCGTGGGCACGCTTCACAGCGAAGGACATCACTGCCTGA
- a CDS encoding FAD-dependent monooxygenase yields the protein MPASPPTAAVLIVGAGPTGLTLACDLARRSIPVRIIDRSPEFPRSSRAKGPNPRSLEVLADLGVVPEVMAAGSAPLPMRKYRDGVPIADADPFAASRPTPDAPYDRPWMIAQWKLEEILRSRLAEYGVQVELSAEVTGLKEGPDSVTASLADGRDIEARYLVGCDGGHSAVRKLLGIPFEGQTNEEQTMVCGDVEADGLDRGYWHQWFDEDGAVMLCPIPGTRSGWWFQAGPETDASGAPVPPSLESFRRLFTRHTGLPATHLSNATLLSTYRVNVRMVDRYRVGRAFLAGDAAHVHSVAGGLGMNTGIQDAFNLGWKLALVVGGQAGPALLDTYEEERLPVASWTLDITSERLRATLEAIKEPGGGLDAAATPETTGLSRGYRWSSLSRNGTGGNSDGPLRAGDRAPDAPCRKTATGAPIRLFDAFAGPHFSLLGFGAGTAEALREAAAKYGAALRAYALDPADSDGLTDDEGHAHSAYGIVPGEDTLVLVRPDNHVGLIAPATDSRAVVDYLDRPA from the coding sequence ATGCCCGCATCCCCGCCCACGGCCGCCGTCCTGATCGTGGGGGCCGGACCGACGGGACTCACCCTGGCCTGCGACCTCGCCCGCCGCTCGATCCCCGTACGGATCATCGACAGGTCCCCCGAGTTCCCGCGCAGCTCGCGGGCCAAGGGCCCCAATCCCCGCTCCCTGGAGGTCCTGGCGGATCTCGGCGTCGTCCCGGAGGTCATGGCCGCCGGCTCGGCGCCGCTGCCCATGCGCAAGTACCGGGACGGGGTGCCGATCGCCGACGCCGACCCGTTCGCCGCATCGCGCCCGACACCCGACGCCCCGTACGACCGGCCATGGATGATCGCCCAGTGGAAGCTGGAGGAGATCCTGCGGTCCCGCCTCGCGGAGTACGGCGTGCAGGTCGAGCTGTCGGCCGAGGTGACGGGGCTGAAGGAGGGACCGGACTCGGTGACCGCGTCGCTCGCCGACGGCAGGGACATCGAGGCGCGTTACCTGGTGGGTTGCGACGGCGGCCACAGCGCGGTACGGAAACTCCTCGGCATCCCGTTCGAAGGGCAGACGAACGAGGAGCAGACGATGGTCTGCGGCGACGTCGAGGCGGACGGCCTCGACCGCGGCTACTGGCACCAGTGGTTCGACGAGGACGGCGCCGTGATGCTGTGCCCGATCCCGGGTACGCGGTCGGGCTGGTGGTTCCAGGCGGGACCCGAGACCGACGCCTCGGGAGCACCCGTCCCCCCGTCTCTGGAGAGCTTCCGCAGACTCTTCACCCGGCACACCGGACTGCCGGCCACCCACCTGTCGAACGCCACCCTGCTGTCCACGTACCGGGTCAATGTCCGCATGGTCGACCGCTACCGGGTGGGCCGCGCGTTCCTGGCCGGCGACGCCGCGCACGTGCACTCGGTGGCGGGCGGTCTGGGCATGAACACCGGGATCCAGGACGCGTTCAACCTGGGCTGGAAGCTCGCGTTGGTCGTCGGCGGCCAGGCAGGACCGGCTCTGCTCGACACCTACGAGGAGGAGCGGCTGCCGGTCGCCTCCTGGACGCTGGACATCACCTCCGAGCGGCTGCGGGCGACACTCGAAGCGATCAAGGAGCCGGGCGGCGGGCTCGACGCGGCGGCCACCCCGGAGACCACCGGCCTGAGCCGCGGCTACCGCTGGAGCTCCCTCTCCCGCAACGGCACGGGCGGGAACTCCGACGGTCCGCTGCGGGCGGGCGACCGCGCTCCTGACGCCCCCTGCCGCAAGACCGCGACCGGCGCACCGATCCGACTGTTCGACGCATTCGCCGGACCGCACTTCAGCCTGCTGGGCTTCGGCGCGGGCACGGCCGAGGCGCTGCGGGAGGCGGCCGCGAAGTACGGCGCCGCGTTGCGGGCGTACGCGCTGGACCCGGCGGACTCGGACGGGCTGACCGACGACGAGGGCCATGCCCACTCGGCGTACGGGATCGTGCCGGGTGAGGACACCCTCGTCCTGGTCCGGCCCGACAACCACGTGGGTCTGATCGCTCCGGCCACGGACAGCCGGGCCGTCGTGGACTACCTCGACCGGCCGGCGTGA
- a CDS encoding CGNR zinc finger domain-containing protein gives MRESATGAPGLVLHASEGRPYRFDPGALCLELLPTGGHRGYPRYEVLHTPADLVRWAGESRLRLGPDLSVSAGELARAHELRACLWRLATVRAHGTVPGAADFEVVNAVAAEPPLVPRIAAGAGKEWVSGATGSALLSTVARDAVELFTGPYARRIRECGSYDCQLLFVDTSRPGRRRWCAMERCGNRHKVRAHRARHQEGDG, from the coding sequence ATGAGAGAGTCGGCAACCGGCGCGCCGGGACTGGTACTTCACGCCTCCGAAGGGCGGCCGTACCGCTTCGACCCCGGTGCCCTGTGCCTGGAGCTGCTCCCCACCGGCGGCCACCGCGGATATCCGCGGTACGAGGTGCTGCACACCCCCGCCGACCTGGTGCGGTGGGCGGGCGAGAGCCGGCTGCGGCTCGGGCCGGATCTCTCGGTGAGCGCCGGTGAACTGGCGCGCGCCCATGAACTGCGCGCCTGCCTCTGGAGGTTGGCCACTGTCCGGGCGCACGGGACGGTGCCCGGTGCCGCGGACTTCGAGGTCGTGAACGCGGTGGCGGCCGAACCCCCGCTGGTGCCGCGCATCGCTGCCGGGGCCGGCAAGGAGTGGGTCTCCGGGGCCACGGGCAGCGCACTGCTGTCCACCGTCGCCCGCGACGCGGTCGAGCTCTTCACCGGGCCGTACGCACGCCGCATCCGTGAATGCGGCTCTTATGACTGCCAGTTGCTGTTCGTCGACACCTCGCGGCCCGGCAGGCGGCGCTGGTGTGCGATGGAGCGGTGCGGAAACCGGCACAAGGTGCGGGCGCACCGCGCCCGACATCAAGAGGGGGACGGCTGA
- a CDS encoding APC family permease — MALDRPTYRIKRHLLGKPLTTERISDEKLSNRTALGVLASDCISSSAYGSEEMLRVLVPVVGAAAFTLLMPVTGAILFVLLLLTLCYSDVVMIYTRAGGSYVVARENFGPNIAQIASVALLVDYIVTVAVQVSAGTNALISLAHLTGGGWTGLDHLQLPVSVAVIVLLAYGNLRGIREAGRTFALPAYLFMAAVGLVLVVAGARGLTGGLPHADLHAPGVVPLGTPGNGWLYGASLFIVLRSFANGGSSLTGLEAISNGISAFREPQGRNARRTLITMSCVLGVLVLGVSTLAHFTHAVPYTDGTPTVIAQEAHLAFGSGPLGMVGLTFVQLATALVLYTGANTPFTGFPFLASFVAADRFLPRVLTRRGHRLAFSNGIIALTVVSLALLLVTGASVDKLVALYAIGVFTAFTMAGSGLTAYHLRRREPYRRVKIAVNGLAAVISAAVVLIFAVTKFTEGAWLVVVVFPLGVWALMRINREYRREAAALESIQASGADRPRVRRHLVFVLVDTLDLATLKALRYAHELRPDEIRAVHFSIDEAHGRRLAARWEATAATTVSLELVACPDRRLRHAMKELATRTTADGETSLTVLVPRRLYSNALGKILHRGTGEAMAIALEQLPHVAVTILPFDVSRALRALAEGRSPQPD; from the coding sequence ATGGCCCTGGACCGTCCCACGTACCGCATCAAACGGCATCTGCTCGGCAAGCCCCTCACCACCGAGCGCATCAGCGACGAGAAACTGAGCAACCGGACGGCGCTCGGGGTGCTCGCCTCCGACTGCATCAGTTCGTCCGCGTACGGCTCCGAGGAGATGCTGCGGGTCCTCGTGCCCGTCGTCGGCGCGGCGGCCTTCACCCTGCTCATGCCGGTGACCGGCGCGATCCTGTTCGTCCTGTTGCTCCTGACGCTCTGTTACAGCGATGTCGTCATGATCTACACCCGGGCGGGCGGTTCGTACGTCGTCGCCCGGGAGAACTTCGGGCCGAACATCGCGCAGATCGCCTCCGTGGCGCTGCTCGTCGACTACATCGTGACCGTCGCCGTCCAGGTCTCGGCCGGCACCAACGCCCTCATCTCGCTGGCCCATCTGACCGGGGGCGGCTGGACCGGCCTGGACCATCTGCAGCTGCCGGTCTCCGTCGCGGTGATCGTGCTGCTCGCGTACGGGAATCTGCGTGGCATCCGCGAGGCGGGCCGGACCTTCGCACTGCCCGCATATCTCTTCATGGCCGCGGTCGGTCTGGTGCTGGTCGTCGCCGGGGCGCGCGGGCTGACGGGCGGACTGCCGCACGCCGATCTGCACGCGCCGGGGGTGGTGCCGCTGGGCACCCCGGGCAACGGCTGGCTCTACGGCGCCTCGCTCTTCATCGTGCTGCGGTCCTTCGCCAACGGCGGCTCGTCGCTCACCGGACTCGAAGCGATCTCCAACGGCATCTCCGCGTTCCGCGAGCCGCAGGGCCGCAACGCCCGCCGCACGCTCATCACCATGAGCTGTGTGCTCGGCGTCCTCGTCCTGGGCGTCTCCACCCTGGCGCACTTCACGCACGCCGTCCCGTACACCGACGGCACGCCGACCGTCATCGCGCAGGAGGCCCATCTCGCCTTCGGCAGCGGGCCGTTGGGGATGGTCGGGCTGACCTTCGTGCAGTTGGCGACCGCGCTGGTCCTCTATACGGGCGCCAACACGCCGTTCACGGGCTTCCCGTTCCTCGCCAGCTTTGTGGCCGCGGACCGGTTCCTGCCGCGGGTGCTGACCCGGCGCGGGCACCGGCTGGCGTTCTCCAACGGGATCATCGCGCTGACCGTCGTCTCGCTGGCGCTGCTGCTGGTCACCGGCGCCAGCGTGGACAAACTCGTGGCGCTGTACGCGATCGGCGTGTTCACCGCGTTCACCATGGCCGGGTCCGGCCTCACCGCGTACCACCTGCGCCGCCGCGAGCCCTACCGCCGGGTCAAGATCGCGGTCAACGGGCTGGCCGCGGTCATCTCGGCCGCCGTGGTGCTGATCTTCGCGGTCACCAAGTTCACCGAGGGCGCCTGGCTGGTCGTGGTGGTCTTCCCGCTCGGCGTCTGGGCGCTGATGCGGATCAACCGCGAGTACCGGCGCGAGGCCGCCGCACTGGAGAGCATCCAGGCGTCGGGCGCCGACCGGCCGCGGGTGCGGCGCCATCTGGTCTTCGTCCTCGTCGACACGCTCGATCTGGCGACATTGAAGGCGCTGCGGTACGCCCACGAGCTGCGCCCGGACGAGATCCGGGCGGTGCACTTCTCGATCGACGAGGCGCACGGCAGGCGGCTGGCCGCCCGGTGGGAGGCGACGGCCGCGACGACGGTCTCGCTGGAACTGGTGGCGTGCCCGGACCGGCGGCTGCGTCATGCGATGAAGGAGCTCGCGACCCGGACCACGGCGGACGGGGAGACCTCATTGACGGTGCTCGTGCCGCGGCGGCTGTATTCCAACGCCCTCGGGAAGATCCTGCACCGGGGCACCGGCGAGGCGATGGCCATCGCGCTGGAGCAGCTGCCGCACGTGGCGGTGACGATCCTGCCGTTCGACGTCTCGCGCGCGCTGCGGGCGCTGGCGGAGGGGCGGTCCCCTCAACCCGACTGA